The Amorphus orientalis sequence GCCGTCCCCATCGTCCGCGACGGGTCGGTTGAAGCGATCCTGACGGTGGCGACGGATGCAAAAGGCGTTCTGAGCCACTTCACCCAGACGATCCACGAACCGAGCTATCTGGTTTCGCTGCGCGGCAACATGGTGGAGGGCACTGCGCCGCTGATCTGGAAGAAGGTCCAGCCGTCGCTGCCGCCGCGCGAGGCCGATGCCGCGGTGGTGCGGGCCGGCGAGCACATCTTCTATGCCACCGGCGTGCCGGTCACCGACTTCACCGGCGGCGTCACCGGCGCGCTGGTCACCCTGCGCGATTCCACCGAACGGCTTGAGTCCAGCCAGCGCCTGCAGACCACGGGCCTCGTCCTGATCGCCGCCTTCACGCTGATCGTGCTTCTGATCCTCTACTTCTATCTGCGTCACGCGTTCCGGCCGCTGGAGCGCGCGATCGCCATCCTGGAGGGGCTCTCCAAGGGCGACGTCAACCAGACCATCGAGGAGACCGGCAGCGGCGAGATCCGCAAGATCGCCGAGGCGGTGGCGGTGTTCCGGCAGAACACCATCGCTCTCCAGGAGCAGCGCCAGCAGATCGAACGCCAGCGCCGGCGCGAGGAACGGGTGATCCGCCGCCAGCTCGAACGGCTCGCCGAGACGCTGGAGGCGGAGGGCCGCGCGGAGATCATGGACGACCTGCAGGCGGCCGTGCAGCGCCAGGCGCCGACCAAGCGCAGCTCCAAGCAGCGCCGCGACGACCAGCTCAGCGTGCTGGCGACGGTCCTGCAGCGCATGTCGGCGCGCATCGCCGATCAGCACATGCGGCTGACCGAACTGATCAAGGAGCTGCAGGAAGCCATCATCACCCGGGCCCGGCTGGCGGGTCTGGAACAGGAGCTGGAGATCGCCCGGGAGCTGCAGCAGTCCTTCCTGCCGCATCCGCTGCCGCCCCACCCCTCGTTCCAGATCCACGGCGTGATGAAGACGGCCAAGGAGGTCGGCGGCGACTTCTACGACTACTTCATGATCGACGAGCGCCGGCTCGGCATCGCGGTGGCCGACGTCTCCGGCAAGGGCGTACCGGCCGCCCTGTTCATGGCGATCACCCGCACGCTGGTGAAGGCGACGGCCCTGTTCACGACGTCGCCCGCGGCGGCGATGAGCCAGGTCAACGACTTCATGGCCGAGGACAACGAGCAGATGATGTTCGTGACCCTGTTTTACGGCGTGCTGGACCTGCAGACGGGGGACTTCACCTACTGCAACGCCGGGCACAACCCGCCCTATCTGGTGTCCCCGGACAGCGGGTCAGCGACCGCGCTCGAGCGCACCAACGACCCGGCCCTGGCGGTGCTGGAGGGGCACGACTACCGGGAACGGTCGATCACCTTCCAGGCGGGCGACACCCTCTTTCTGTTCACCGACGGCGTGACGGAAGCGTTCGACATCGACGGCAACGCCTACGGCGAGGAGCGCCTGGAAACCCTCCTCGACGAGACGGCCAACGGCTCGTCGGTCGACGCTCTCGGCCCGGCCGTGCTCGACGCGATCCACGCCTTCGAGCGCGGCGCCGACCAGGCCGACGACATCACCTGCCTGACGTTCCGCTATTTCGGGCCGGCGACCTTGGAAGGCTCCAGTCCGGGCGCGATCCAGACACCGTCCCAGTCCTCCGGCGGCGGCGTCTCGCTGTAGTGCTTCAGGCGACCCGCCATCACCTTGGCCGACCAGTCGGCCGGATCCAGCTTCAGGCATTCGGCGAAGCAGTCTGAGGCGCGGTCCCAGTCCCGGGCCCGCATGGCGGCAAGGCCCGCCTCATGATGCCCAGCGATCTCCCGGGCCGTGTCGCTGACCTCGCCGGGACGCCCCAGCAGCGCAAACACGCTTTCGGCGTGGGCCGAGCCGCGTGGAACGATGCGGTCCAGTTCGCGGAAGACGAGCTGGTCGCCGACGCGTTGTGCCGTCGCCTCCGACACGATGATGGGATGGCCGAGCCGCTTGGCGGCTTCCTGCAGCCGGGCGGCAAGGTTCACCGCATGACCGATGACCGTGTAGTTGCGGCTCGCGTCCGGTCCGACATCCCCGGCGATCACCTGTCCGGTGGCGACCCCGATGACGGCATCCATCCGGCGGGCATCGGCGAAGCCGGCGTCCGCCAGCTCCAGCCGCAGGCCTTCCAGCGCCTCGTACTGACCGAGGGCGGCCGTGCAGGCATCGATCGCCTGGGTCTCCGCATCGGTGAACGGCGGCCCCCAGCAGGCCATCACGGCGTCGCCGATATATTTGTCGGTGATGCCGCCGGCGGCCCCGATCGGCTTTGTCATGGCGGCCAGGAACCGGTTGAGGAGGTCGATCAGCGCGTCCGGCTCCAGGCGCTCGGTCCAGCCGGTGAAGTCGCGCATGTCGACGAAGGAGATCGTCATGTCCTCGCGCCGGCTGGAGGTCCCGTCGAGCTCGCCCTGGGTCAGGATCCGCTCGACGATGCGCGGGTCCACGTAGGCGCCAAAGAGCCGCTTGATCTTGCGCCGCTTGCGCTCCTCGGTGATGTCGGAAAAGACCACGACGACGCCGAGCCGCTCCTCCTCGCCCGCGACGTCCTCGGCAACCAGGAAGCTGGAGGAGACGAACAGGTTGACCATGCGTCCGTCGACGGCCAGCGCGATCTCGATGGAGTGCGTGGTTTCGGCGTCATAGACCGCCCGGAACACGACCTCGTTGAAATCGTCGAAGCTTTCCTCCGTCAGGAAGACCTCGCCGAACGATCGGCCGACCACGGTTTCCGGGTCCTTGCCGAGAATGCGGCCCGCTGCGGCGTTGAACGTCAGGATGCGGCCGGTGAGGTCGATCGTGACGACCCCGTCGCGCATGCTTTCCAGGATTCGTTCGGAAACGAGCGCCTCTCGGCGCTGGGTGTCGAAACTCACGTCCGCCCTGCTTTTTCTCGCTTGCTTGATTTCCACGCTTAAACGATCGAGACAGCGAGCAGAAGGGCTTGCGTCCAGACAGCACCGCCAACGGATCCGATCGATGCGCATTCTCACCGACGTTTCGGCCCACGGCTTCGGGCATGCGATGCAGACCGGATGCGTGATGGCCGCCCTCGCCGCCCGGCTGCCCTCGCTCCACGTGAAGCTGCGGACCGTGCTCCCGACGCACCGGGCCCGGGAGTTCATGGCGTTCGACGACCTGGGTGCCGCGCCCCTCGATCCGGCCCCGGTCATGTCCGCGCCGGACATCGTCGACGTCGCAGCCACGGCCGAGCAGTTCCGCGCCTTTCCCGAGCGGTTCGCCCGGGCGGTCGCGGAGAGTCGGTCGGAGATCGACCGGTTCCGGCCGGATCTGGTCTTCGCCAACATCGCCGCGCCCGGCCTGGTGGCCGCCCGCGAGAAGGGGGTTCCGGCGGTCGCGCTGTGTTCGCTCAACTGGGCCGACATCCTGCGCGCGGTGGTGCCCGCGGGCACGGTGGACGACGCGGC is a genomic window containing:
- a CDS encoding PP2C family protein-serine/threonine phosphatase, encoding MLLRSRITIFLSVAFLLVIAALVALGLARIRLEQERLAHIAIESQSSLWTSLVNEEADDLNTIARALVKNINDRNTALDRGPLGQTIQTADEAPSHGYEIQVVDTNGQILYSNRPELNALPLVDAAASEMIEQSRKSLGGLRQENPERYVIAAAVPIVRDGSVEAILTVATDAKGVLSHFTQTIHEPSYLVSLRGNMVEGTAPLIWKKVQPSLPPREADAAVVRAGEHIFYATGVPVTDFTGGVTGALVTLRDSTERLESSQRLQTTGLVLIAAFTLIVLLILYFYLRHAFRPLERAIAILEGLSKGDVNQTIEETGSGEIRKIAEAVAVFRQNTIALQEQRQQIERQRRREERVIRRQLERLAETLEAEGRAEIMDDLQAAVQRQAPTKRSSKQRRDDQLSVLATVLQRMSARIADQHMRLTELIKELQEAIITRARLAGLEQELEIARELQQSFLPHPLPPHPSFQIHGVMKTAKEVGGDFYDYFMIDERRLGIAVADVSGKGVPAALFMAITRTLVKATALFTTSPAAAMSQVNDFMAEDNEQMMFVTLFYGVLDLQTGDFTYCNAGHNPPYLVSPDSGSATALERTNDPALAVLEGHDYRERSITFQAGDTLFLFTDGVTEAFDIDGNAYGEERLETLLDETANGSSVDALGPAVLDAIHAFERGADQADDITCLTFRYFGPATLEGSSPGAIQTPSQSSGGGVSL
- a CDS encoding adenylate/guanylate cyclase domain-containing protein; translation: MSFDTQRREALVSERILESMRDGVVTIDLTGRILTFNAAAGRILGKDPETVVGRSFGEVFLTEESFDDFNEVVFRAVYDAETTHSIEIALAVDGRMVNLFVSSSFLVAEDVAGEEERLGVVVVFSDITEERKRRKIKRLFGAYVDPRIVERILTQGELDGTSSRREDMTISFVDMRDFTGWTERLEPDALIDLLNRFLAAMTKPIGAAGGITDKYIGDAVMACWGPPFTDAETQAIDACTAALGQYEALEGLRLELADAGFADARRMDAVIGVATGQVIAGDVGPDASRNYTVIGHAVNLAARLQEAAKRLGHPIIVSEATAQRVGDQLVFRELDRIVPRGSAHAESVFALLGRPGEVSDTAREIAGHHEAGLAAMRARDWDRASDCFAECLKLDPADWSAKVMAGRLKHYSETPPPEDWDGVWIAPGLEPSKVAGPK